One window of Sinorhizobium numidicum genomic DNA carries:
- a CDS encoding DUF72 domain-containing protein — protein MTKSGKIRVGIGGWSFEPWEGTFYPSDLPKKRQLQFAGMELRAIEINSTYYSSQKPATFAKWAADVPDGFVFSLKASRFVTNRRVLAEAGESVERFLTQGLTELGDHLGPILWQFAPTKRFEPEDFEAFLKLLPEKQDGLKLRHVVEVRNPSFQAPDFVKLLEKHKAAVVLAEHADYPMIADVTADFVYARLQKGSDEVKTCYPPKELDLWAERLKTFAAGGEPDDLEKSAPDRRADNTPRDVFAFFITSGKVNAPNGARELQKRVD, from the coding sequence ATGACAAAATCCGGAAAGATCCGCGTCGGTATCGGCGGCTGGAGTTTCGAGCCTTGGGAAGGCACCTTCTATCCGTCCGACCTTCCGAAGAAGCGGCAATTGCAATTTGCCGGCATGGAACTGCGTGCGATCGAGATCAACAGCACCTATTACAGCTCGCAGAAGCCGGCGACCTTCGCCAAATGGGCGGCGGACGTTCCCGATGGTTTTGTCTTCTCGCTGAAAGCCAGCCGCTTCGTGACGAATCGCAGGGTTCTCGCCGAAGCCGGTGAATCGGTGGAGAGGTTCCTTACTCAAGGCCTGACGGAACTGGGCGATCATTTAGGCCCCATTCTCTGGCAGTTTGCGCCGACGAAGAGGTTCGAACCGGAAGACTTCGAAGCTTTTCTGAAGCTTCTGCCGGAAAAGCAGGATGGCCTGAAACTCCGGCACGTGGTCGAAGTTCGTAACCCCAGCTTCCAGGCGCCGGATTTCGTGAAACTGCTTGAGAAGCACAAGGCAGCGGTCGTACTCGCCGAACATGCGGACTATCCAATGATCGCCGATGTCACTGCAGACTTCGTCTATGCGCGCCTTCAAAAAGGCAGCGATGAGGTGAAGACCTGCTACCCTCCGAAGGAGCTCGATCTCTGGGCCGAACGATTGAAGACGTTTGCGGCGGGTGGCGAGCCGGACGACCTTGAAAAGAGCGCGCCGGACCGCAGGGCCGACAACACGCCTCGCGATGTCTTCGCCTTCTTTATCACCTCGGGCAAGGTCAATGCGCCGAATGGCGCGCGGGAATTGCAGAAGCGCGTGGACTGA
- a CDS encoding vitamin B12-dependent ribonucleotide reductase encodes MQIERRFTKAGQSAYAEIDFRKATSEIKNPDGSIVFRLANIDVPAQFSQVAADILAQKYFRKAGVPAKLKRVEENDVPSFLWRSVPDTDALKALPKDEQYGSETDARQVFDRLAGTWTYWGWKGGYFDTEEDAATFRDELAYMLATQRVAPNSPQWFNTGLHWAYGIDGPGQGHFYVDPFTGKLTKSKSAYEHPQPHACFIQSVADDLVNEGGIMDLWVREARLFKYGSGTGSNFSHLRGEGEKLSGGGKSSGLMSFLKIGDRAAGAIKSGGTTRRAAKMVVVDIDHPDIEEYINWKVKEEQKVAALVTGSKIVAKHLKAIMKACVNCDGSDDACYDPKQNPALKREIRAAKQAMVPENYVKRVIQFARQGYKDIEFKTYDTDWDSEAYLTVSGQNSNNSVSIKDDFLRAVEADGEWNLTARKDGRVLKTLKARDLWESISHAAWASADPGLHFNTTMNDWHTCPAAGPIRASNPCSEYMFLDDTACNLASLNLMQFKDAATKRINIGDYEHAVRLWTIVLEVSVMMAQFPSREIAELSYEYRTLGLGYANIGGLLMSSGIPYDSAEGRAIAGALTAIMTGVAYATSAEMSAKLGPFPGFAPNRDNMLRVMRNHRRAAYGETSGYENLSVNPVALVHADCPDQELVAHAKSAWDKAVDLGEKHGYRNAQATVIAPTGTIGLVMDCDTTGIEPDFALVKFKKLAGGGYFKIINRAVPEALRTLGYSESQIAEIEAYAVGHGNLNQAPAINPATLKGKGFTDEKIEAVNAALKSAFDIKFVFNQWTLGADFLKGTLKVSDEQLASMDFNLLEHLGFSRKDIEAANIHVCGAMTLEGAPFLKAEHLPVFDCANPCGKIGKRYLSVESHIRMMAAAQPFISGAISKTINMANEATVEDCKNAYMLSWKLALKANALYRDGSKLSQPLNASLIEDEEDEEALEELMQAPAAAQAVAITEKIVERVIEKVVRAREKLPNRRQGYTQKAIVGGHKVYLRTGEFGDGRLGEIFIDMHKEGAAFRAMMNNFAIAISLGLQYGVPLEEYVEAFTFTKFEPAGMVQGNDAIKNATSILDYVFRELAVSYLGRHDLAHVDTSDFSNTALGRGIQEGKTNLVSTGWTRGYKPTIVGGTGERSEPKGASTAAPARASGGATVTSIAGNAVRKLEPAVAAATSEVVAFKRDYEERAAELAEEITEEVEQEVTALFSDKAAAEAASAKSDAKKVEAERRARSIMQGYTGNMCSECQNFTMVRNGTCEKCDTCGATSGCS; translated from the coding sequence ATGCAGATCGAACGTCGTTTCACGAAGGCAGGGCAATCCGCCTATGCCGAGATAGATTTCCGCAAGGCGACGAGTGAGATCAAGAACCCGGACGGGTCGATCGTCTTCCGCCTCGCTAATATCGACGTCCCCGCGCAATTCTCCCAAGTCGCTGCCGACATCCTGGCACAGAAATATTTCCGCAAGGCCGGCGTGCCAGCAAAGCTGAAGCGCGTCGAGGAAAATGACGTGCCCTCTTTCCTGTGGCGCTCTGTACCTGACACGGATGCGCTGAAGGCGCTTCCCAAGGACGAGCAATACGGCTCCGAAACCGATGCCCGCCAGGTTTTCGATCGTCTGGCCGGCACCTGGACCTATTGGGGCTGGAAGGGCGGCTATTTCGACACGGAAGAAGACGCTGCCACCTTCCGTGACGAGCTTGCCTATATGCTCGCCACCCAGCGCGTTGCGCCGAACTCGCCGCAATGGTTCAACACCGGCCTGCACTGGGCCTATGGCATCGATGGTCCCGGCCAGGGCCACTTCTATGTCGATCCCTTCACCGGCAAGCTGACGAAGTCCAAGTCGGCCTACGAGCACCCGCAGCCGCACGCCTGCTTCATCCAGTCGGTCGCAGACGATCTCGTCAACGAGGGCGGCATCATGGACCTCTGGGTGCGCGAGGCGCGCCTCTTCAAATACGGCTCCGGCACCGGCTCCAATTTCTCGCACTTGCGCGGCGAAGGCGAAAAACTCTCCGGCGGCGGCAAGTCCTCCGGCCTCATGAGCTTCCTGAAGATCGGCGATCGTGCCGCCGGCGCCATCAAGTCGGGCGGCACGACGCGCCGCGCCGCCAAGATGGTCGTCGTCGATATCGATCACCCGGATATCGAGGAATATATCAACTGGAAGGTCAAGGAAGAGCAGAAGGTTGCCGCCCTCGTCACCGGCTCGAAGATCGTCGCCAAGCATCTGAAGGCGATCATGAAGGCCTGCGTCAATTGTGACGGCAGCGACGACGCCTGCTACGATCCCAAGCAGAACCCGGCTCTGAAGCGCGAAATCCGCGCCGCAAAGCAGGCGATGGTTCCGGAGAACTACGTCAAGCGCGTCATCCAGTTCGCGCGCCAGGGCTATAAGGACATCGAGTTCAAGACCTATGACACCGACTGGGATTCGGAGGCCTACCTGACCGTCTCCGGCCAGAACTCCAACAATTCCGTCTCGATCAAGGATGATTTCCTGCGCGCCGTCGAAGCCGATGGCGAATGGAACCTGACCGCCCGCAAGGACGGCCGGGTGCTGAAGACGCTCAAGGCCCGCGACCTTTGGGAGTCGATCTCCCATGCCGCCTGGGCCTCCGCCGATCCGGGCCTGCACTTCAACACGACGATGAACGATTGGCACACCTGCCCCGCGGCCGGCCCGATCCGCGCGTCGAACCCGTGCTCGGAATACATGTTCCTCGACGACACGGCCTGCAATCTCGCCTCGCTGAACCTGATGCAGTTCAAGGATGCCGCAACGAAGCGGATCAACATCGGCGATTACGAGCATGCCGTCCGCCTCTGGACGATCGTGCTGGAAGTCTCGGTGATGATGGCGCAGTTCCCATCCCGCGAGATCGCCGAGCTCTCCTATGAATACCGCACGCTCGGCCTCGGCTACGCCAATATTGGCGGCCTCTTAATGTCGTCCGGCATTCCTTATGACTCGGCCGAAGGGCGTGCCATTGCCGGTGCGCTGACCGCCATCATGACGGGTGTTGCCTATGCCACCTCGGCCGAGATGTCGGCCAAGCTCGGCCCCTTTCCGGGCTTTGCCCCGAACCGCGACAATATGCTGCGCGTCATGCGCAATCATCGCCGCGCGGCTTACGGCGAAACCTCCGGCTATGAGAACCTCTCGGTCAACCCGGTTGCGCTCGTCCATGCCGATTGCCCGGACCAGGAACTGGTTGCTCATGCCAAGAGCGCCTGGGACAAGGCCGTCGACCTCGGTGAGAAGCATGGCTACCGCAATGCCCAGGCGACAGTGATCGCGCCGACCGGCACGATCGGCCTCGTCATGGATTGCGACACCACCGGCATTGAGCCCGATTTCGCGCTGGTCAAGTTCAAGAAGCTCGCCGGCGGCGGCTATTTCAAGATCATCAACCGCGCCGTTCCGGAGGCGCTGCGCACGCTCGGCTATTCGGAAAGCCAGATCGCCGAGATCGAGGCCTATGCTGTCGGCCACGGCAATCTCAACCAGGCGCCGGCAATCAACCCTGCGACGCTGAAGGGAAAGGGCTTCACCGATGAGAAGATCGAGGCGGTCAACGCCGCGCTGAAGTCCGCCTTCGACATCAAATTCGTCTTCAACCAGTGGACGCTCGGCGCCGACTTCCTGAAAGGCACGCTGAAGGTCAGCGACGAGCAGCTTGCCTCGATGGATTTCAACCTGCTCGAGCACCTGGGCTTCTCGAGGAAGGACATCGAAGCCGCGAACATCCATGTCTGCGGCGCGATGACGCTCGAAGGCGCGCCTTTCCTCAAGGCCGAACACCTGCCGGTCTTCGATTGCGCCAATCCCTGCGGCAAGATCGGCAAGCGCTACCTTTCGGTCGAAAGCCACATCCGCATGATGGCGGCCGCCCAGCCCTTCATCTCGGGCGCCATCTCCAAGACGATCAACATGGCGAACGAGGCGACCGTCGAGGATTGCAAGAACGCCTACATGCTTTCCTGGAAGCTGGCACTGAAAGCCAACGCGCTCTACCGCGACGGCTCAAAGCTGTCGCAGCCGCTGAACGCCTCGCTGATCGAGGATGAAGAGGACGAGGAGGCGCTCGAAGAGCTGATGCAGGCACCGGCCGCCGCCCAGGCCGTCGCCATCACCGAGAAGATTGTCGAGCGGGTCATCGAGAAGGTCGTGCGTGCCCGCGAAAAACTGCCGAACCGCCGCCAGGGGTATACCCAGAAGGCAATCGTCGGCGGGCATAAGGTCTACCTGCGCACCGGCGAGTTCGGCGACGGCCGTCTCGGCGAGATCTTCATCGATATGCACAAGGAAGGTGCCGCCTTCCGCGCAATGATGAACAACTTCGCGATCGCCATCTCGCTCGGCCTGCAATATGGCGTGCCGCTCGAAGAATATGTGGAGGCCTTCACCTTCACCAAGTTCGAGCCGGCCGGCATGGTCCAGGGCAATGACGCGATCAAGAATGCGACGTCGATCCTCGACTACGTGTTCCGCGAACTCGCCGTTTCCTATCTCGGACGGCACGACCTTGCTCACGTCGACACCTCGGACTTCAGCAACACCGCACTCGGCCGCGGCATTCAGGAAGGCAAGACCAACCTCGTCTCCACCGGCTGGACCCGCGGCTACAAGCCGACCATCGTTGGCGGCACGGGAGAGCGTTCGGAGCCGAAGGGTGCGTCGACCGCTGCGCCCGCCCGCGCATCCGGCGGCGCCACGGTCACCTCGATTGCCGGCAATGCCGTCCGCAAGCTGGAACCGGCAGTCGCGGCTGCAACCTCCGAAGTCGTCGCCTTCAAGCGCGACTATGAAGAGCGCGCCGCCGAACTCGCCGAGGAGATAACCGAAGAAGTCGAACAGGAGGTAACCGCCCTCTTCTCCGACAAGGCCGCCGCCGAAGCCGCATCCGCCAAGTCCGACGCGAAAAAGGTCGAAGCCGAACGCCGCGCCCGCTCGATCATGCAGGGCTACACCGGCAACATGTGCTCCGAGTGCCAGAACTTTACGATGGTCAGGAACGGCACGTGCGAGAAGTGCGACACATGCGGTGCGACAAGCGGGTGCAGCTAA
- a CDS encoding GNAT family N-acetyltransferase, translated as MSDPIIESIPADPNADDIRAIVATLDAYNNANSGMADRPGFAVLIRDPETRATIGGLYATDGYGWAFVRYLAIPEEYRGSGLGRRLIAEAETIAKARGYVGMWLDTFEFQARPFYEKLGFELFGELEGGSGAIPRYFLKKRFRRRPFATVEEASRGSPPDSF; from the coding sequence ATGTCTGATCCTATTATCGAAAGCATTCCGGCAGATCCCAATGCCGACGATATCCGCGCCATCGTCGCGACACTTGACGCCTACAACAACGCCAACAGCGGCATGGCCGACCGGCCGGGCTTCGCCGTGCTCATCCGCGATCCGGAAACGCGCGCCACCATCGGCGGGCTTTATGCCACCGACGGCTATGGCTGGGCGTTCGTCAGGTATCTGGCAATCCCGGAAGAATATCGCGGATCGGGCCTTGGCAGACGGCTGATCGCCGAGGCGGAGACGATTGCCAAGGCGCGCGGCTATGTTGGTATGTGGCTCGACACGTTCGAGTTCCAGGCGCGGCCCTTTTATGAAAAGCTCGGCTTCGAGCTCTTCGGCGAGTTGGAAGGCGGATCGGGCGCTATCCCGCGCTATTTCCTGAAAAAGCGCTTCCGACGGCGGCCGTTTGCAACCGTTGAGGAAGCCTCACGCGGCTCTCCTCCAGATTCCTTTTAA
- a CDS encoding alpha/beta fold hydrolase, translating to MLKMILIPLVTAMSIACVPATSAAEGTAKPLAEQTTHAPKKSGHLAVNGINYYYQIHGEGEPLLLLHGGLGIIEMFGPNLTKLAESRQVIGVDLQGHGRTPLGDRPIDLAAMGADMAVLVRELGYSQVDVLGCSMGGGVASQMAAQAPEIVRRLALVSTPFAKDGFYPEILQAQAQVGSGMAEMMKETPMYKSYAAVAPDVSEFPKLLDAMGELMRRDFDASAAVAKLTMPVMLVYGDNDMFRLEHIVDFYHKLGGGLRDAGWMRENMSKNRLAILPDLTHYDIFVSPRLVETVLPFLNGESGAKSWAEEVEGGK from the coding sequence ATGCTGAAGATGATTCTGATCCCGCTTGTTACTGCTATGAGCATTGCGTGCGTGCCTGCCACAAGCGCAGCAGAGGGGACCGCAAAACCATTGGCCGAGCAGACCACGCACGCCCCCAAGAAGAGCGGCCATCTCGCCGTCAATGGCATCAACTATTACTACCAGATCCATGGCGAAGGCGAGCCGCTGCTGTTGCTCCATGGCGGGCTCGGGATCATCGAGATGTTCGGGCCGAATCTGACGAAACTGGCCGAAAGCCGGCAGGTGATCGGCGTCGATCTCCAGGGACACGGCCGCACGCCGCTCGGCGACCGTCCGATCGATCTCGCCGCGATGGGCGCCGACATGGCGGTGCTCGTCAGAGAACTCGGCTACAGCCAGGTCGACGTGCTCGGCTGTTCGATGGGCGGCGGCGTCGCCTCGCAGATGGCGGCGCAGGCGCCTGAGATCGTGCGGCGCCTGGCGCTGGTCTCCACGCCCTTCGCCAAGGACGGCTTCTATCCGGAAATACTTCAGGCGCAGGCTCAGGTCGGCTCCGGCATGGCCGAAATGATGAAGGAGACGCCGATGTACAAATCCTACGCGGCCGTTGCGCCGGATGTCTCGGAGTTCCCGAAACTGCTCGACGCCATGGGCGAGCTGATGCGCCGCGACTTTGATGCGTCGGCCGCGGTTGCAAAACTCACGATGCCGGTGATGCTCGTCTATGGCGACAACGACATGTTCCGGCTCGAGCACATCGTCGATTTCTACCACAAGCTCGGCGGCGGACTGAGGGATGCCGGCTGGATGCGGGAGAACATGTCGAAGAACCGCCTGGCGATCCTGCCCGATCTTACCCACTACGATATCTTCGTCTCACCGAGGCTGGTCGAAACCGTGCTGCCTTTCCTCAACGGGGAAAGCGGCGCTAAGAGCTGGGCGGAAGAGGTGGAGGGGGGGAAGTAG
- a CDS encoding DUF1775 domain-containing protein — protein MTKTRLTFLTAGLALSAVAIAHAHATFETDSAPAETTFKAVLQIPHGCDGRPTTEVQVTLPEGFVFAKPQPKPGWELEIIKGDYEKTYDDHGTNVSSGPVEIRWKGGNLPDEHYDTFAVRGKLSGFAKETVLAFPTTQLCGSEGSVVWDQLPAEGQSAHDLERPAPTVTVTLASGGNVHGSHGGKHADQIAGGPVNAGDLEISAGAIKAMLPGAKVGSGGFVVKNAGSSDDRLLAVEAQAAGRVELHEMTMENDVMKMRKLDGVVIPAGGTVELTSGSLHLMFMEVKKPFAESETVPVTLIFEKAGRVEYVLPVTAASGASGVHKHN, from the coding sequence ATGACCAAGACCAGACTTACATTCCTCACCGCCGGCCTCGCGCTTTCCGCTGTCGCCATTGCGCATGCGCATGCCACATTTGAAACCGACAGCGCTCCGGCAGAGACGACCTTCAAGGCGGTTCTGCAGATCCCGCATGGCTGCGACGGCAGGCCGACCACGGAAGTGCAGGTGACGCTGCCGGAGGGCTTCGTCTTTGCCAAGCCGCAGCCGAAGCCCGGCTGGGAACTCGAAATCATCAAGGGCGATTACGAAAAGACCTATGACGACCACGGAACCAACGTCTCGTCCGGTCCTGTTGAAATCCGCTGGAAAGGCGGCAATCTGCCGGACGAACACTACGACACCTTCGCCGTGCGCGGAAAGCTCTCGGGCTTCGCTAAGGAGACCGTGCTCGCCTTCCCGACGACGCAGCTGTGCGGCAGCGAAGGCAGTGTCGTCTGGGATCAGCTGCCGGCCGAAGGCCAGAGCGCTCACGACCTCGAAAGGCCCGCACCGACCGTGACCGTCACGCTCGCAAGCGGCGGCAATGTGCATGGCAGCCACGGTGGAAAGCACGCCGACCAAATAGCCGGTGGTCCAGTCAACGCAGGTGATCTCGAAATCTCCGCCGGCGCGATCAAGGCGATGCTGCCGGGCGCCAAGGTCGGCAGCGGCGGCTTTGTCGTGAAGAACGCCGGCAGCAGCGACGATCGGCTGCTTGCTGTCGAAGCCCAGGCCGCGGGTCGGGTCGAGCTGCATGAGATGACGATGGAAAACGACGTCATGAAGATGCGCAAGCTCGACGGCGTCGTGATACCGGCAGGCGGGACGGTCGAACTCACGAGCGGCAGCCTGCACCTGATGTTCATGGAGGTGAAAAAGCCTTTTGCCGAAAGTGAAACCGTGCCGGTGACGCTCATCTTCGAAAAAGCCGGACGGGTCGAATATGTGCTGCCGGTCACCGCCGCCAGCGGCGCGTCAGGCGTGCACAAGCACAATTAA